From the genome of Campylobacter concisus, one region includes:
- a CDS encoding YbaB/EbfC family nucleoid-associated protein, whose protein sequence is MFEGFDFSKMGQMLEDVQKQAKQMEEESKNKEFGAKSGGGLVSVRANGSGDILDISIDDSLLEDKESMQILLISAVNDVLKSVEADKKNTASRMLGGLASMGIK, encoded by the coding sequence ATGTTTGAGGGATTTGACTTTTCAAAGATGGGGCAGATGCTTGAGGATGTGCAAAAGCAGGCCAAGCAGATGGAAGAAGAGAGCAAAAATAAAGAATTTGGCGCAAAAAGCGGTGGCGGACTGGTAAGCGTGAGAGCAAACGGCAGCGGCGATATACTTGATATCAGCATAGATGATAGCTTGCTTGAAGATAAAGAGAGCATGCAAATTTTGCTAATAAGCGCCGTAAATGACGTGCTAAAATCAGTTGAGGCCGATAAGAAAAACACCGCTTCAAGGATGCTTGGCGGCCTTGCTTCGATGGGGATAAAATGA
- the panD gene encoding aspartate 1-decarboxylase, translated as MNIEILASKIHRAVVTDANLNYVGSISIGEELIKAANLIENQKVEILDVNNGERFATYVIKGKKGEICLNGAAARKVCVGDVVIIVAYAIMKFKKAKKFKPTIVHVNNKNEIIKE; from the coding sequence ATGAATATAGAAATTTTAGCTAGTAAGATCCACAGAGCCGTCGTAACAGACGCAAATTTAAACTATGTTGGCTCGATAAGCATCGGCGAGGAGCTTATAAAGGCTGCAAATTTGATAGAAAATCAAAAGGTTGAAATTTTAGACGTAAATAACGGCGAGAGATTTGCCACCTACGTGATAAAGGGCAAAAAAGGCGAAATTTGCCTAAACGGCGCAGCTGCTAGAAAGGTCTGCGTTGGCGACGTGGTCATCATCGTGGCTTATGCTATTATGAAATTTAAAAAGGCTAAGAAATTTAAACCAACCATCGTGCATGTAAATAACAAAAACGAGATCATAAAGGAGTAG
- a CDS encoding UDP-N-acetylmuramoyl-L-alanyl-D-glutamate--2,6-diaminopimelate ligase has translation MKISVENSFITDDSNECEQGAYFVQTAANAKFAEAAIKNGAKIISLEECKKLLKIDENLKIVGITGTNGKTTTAAAIYETLRNLGKKCGLSGTRGAFVEGKQIDDKALTTSAILRTLSYLKAASEQGCEYFVMEVSSHAIAQKRIESLKFALKIFTNLTQDHLDYHKSMEEYARVKSSFFDDDGMKLINADDNGIKFNPKNAYTYSLKKPASFAPVVYGLKDGIDAVIKTPNGDVEIDSSLQGEFNLYNLIAALGAVCLLERPDATALSKAISKFKGVSGRMEVVSTDPLVIVDFAHTPDGIEKVLNSLRHLNLIAVFGAGGDRDRTKRPKMGAIAQKYARICIVTSDNPRSEEPESIIDEICAGMSQNENLIRNANRKEAIALAISKLEPGWALVILGKGDEPYQEIKGVKHPFSDKEVVKELLKR, from the coding sequence ATGAAAATATCAGTAGAAAATAGCTTCATAACAGATGACTCAAACGAGTGCGAGCAGGGTGCATACTTTGTGCAAACTGCTGCAAACGCAAAATTTGCAGAGGCAGCGATAAAAAATGGCGCTAAGATAATCAGCCTTGAAGAGTGCAAGAAGCTTTTAAAAATAGACGAAAACTTAAAGATAGTTGGCATCACAGGTACAAATGGCAAGACCACAACGGCTGCGGCTATCTACGAGACCTTGCGAAATTTAGGCAAAAAGTGCGGGCTAAGTGGCACCAGAGGGGCATTTGTAGAGGGCAAGCAGATAGATGACAAGGCGCTTACGACGAGTGCCATTTTAAGGACTCTTTCATACCTCAAAGCAGCCAGCGAGCAAGGCTGCGAGTACTTCGTGATGGAGGTTAGCTCGCATGCGATCGCTCAAAAGCGTATAGAGAGCTTGAAATTTGCTCTAAAAATTTTTACAAATTTGACTCAAGACCACCTCGACTACCACAAGAGCATGGAGGAGTACGCTAGGGTAAAGTCTAGCTTTTTTGATGATGATGGCATGAAGCTTATAAATGCTGATGATAATGGCATTAAATTTAATCCAAAAAACGCTTATACGTATTCGCTCAAAAAGCCAGCCAGCTTTGCGCCGGTAGTTTATGGGCTAAAGGACGGCATAGACGCGGTTATCAAGACGCCAAATGGCGATGTGGAGATAGACTCAAGCTTGCAAGGCGAGTTTAATCTTTACAACCTAATTGCAGCCCTTGGCGCTGTTTGCTTGCTAGAGCGTCCAGACGCGACCGCGCTTTCAAAGGCGATAAGCAAATTTAAAGGGGTTAGTGGCAGAATGGAAGTGGTTAGCACCGATCCGCTAGTCATCGTGGATTTTGCTCATACGCCAGATGGTATCGAAAAGGTGCTAAACTCGCTTAGACATCTAAATTTGATCGCAGTCTTTGGTGCAGGCGGCGATAGAGATAGGACAAAGCGCCCAAAAATGGGAGCGATAGCCCAAAAATACGCAAGAATTTGCATCGTCACAAGTGACAATCCAAGAAGCGAAGAGCCAGAGAGCATAATCGATGAAATTTGCGCTGGTATGAGTCAAAATGAAAATTTGATACGAAACGCCAACCGCAAAGAGGCGATCGCACTGGCTATCAGCAAGCTAGAACCCGGCTGGGCGCTTGTTATACTTGGCAAAGGCGATGAGCCATATCAGGAGATAAAGGGCGTCAAGCACCCATTTAGCGACAAAGAAGTAGTAAAAGAGCTTTTAAAGAGGTAA
- a CDS encoding NifU family protein encodes MIPFSDEELLKPVSVSLQKVLPMLENDGGGMELLGIKNGKIYVRLTGHCHGCAASTTTLKYGLERQLRMDIHPELEVVNIPIGEEFDIDRL; translated from the coding sequence ATGATCCCATTTAGCGATGAAGAACTTTTAAAACCAGTCAGTGTGAGTTTGCAAAAGGTATTACCGATGCTTGAAAATGATGGCGGTGGCATGGAGCTACTTGGCATAAAAAACGGCAAAATTTATGTAAGACTTACAGGGCATTGTCATGGATGTGCAGCTAGTACAACTACACTAAAATATGGACTTGAAAGACAACTTCGTATGGATATTCACCCAGAGCTTGAGGTCGTAAATATCCCGATTGGCGAGGAATTTGACATTGATAGATTATAA
- a CDS encoding NrtA/SsuA/CpmA family ABC transporter substrate-binding protein, translated as MRKFFKILCAASLLCLVANASELDKIGMTYVKSPLNVPSIVDKFKGFYAKSFGIPVEYSEITSGAKQTQALASNSLQFLNCVGGTSVILAAANKADIKIISAYSRAPEAFAIFAKDKGIKTAKDLKGKKIAGPKGTILNELLVRYLALGGLGINDVEFVSMGIPAAQAALENGSVDAALLAGPTAYNAKKSGLSVVTTGKGVITPVIVTATSGEFYKKHKDLVEKFKKAQDEILAFMKANEEEALKFTAEETGLSIEAVKSMYPQYDFSPKITPEDIKALEATQEFMLESKMIEQKVDIKSLLID; from the coding sequence ATGAGAAAATTTTTTAAGATTTTGTGTGCAGCCTCTTTGCTTTGTCTAGTCGCAAACGCAAGTGAGCTAGATAAGATCGGTATGACCTATGTCAAATCGCCGCTAAACGTCCCCTCAATCGTCGATAAATTTAAAGGCTTTTATGCTAAATCTTTTGGCATACCAGTCGAGTACTCTGAGATAACATCAGGTGCAAAGCAGACTCAAGCTCTAGCTTCGAATTCGCTCCAGTTTCTAAACTGCGTGGGCGGAACTTCAGTCATACTTGCCGCGGCAAATAAAGCTGACATAAAGATCATAAGTGCCTATTCAAGAGCACCTGAAGCTTTTGCGATATTTGCTAAAGATAAAGGCATAAAAACCGCTAAAGACTTAAAAGGTAAAAAAATAGCAGGCCCAAAAGGCACGATATTAAATGAGCTTTTGGTTAGGTATCTTGCTCTTGGCGGACTTGGTATAAATGACGTAGAGTTCGTTTCTATGGGCATCCCAGCTGCACAAGCTGCACTTGAAAATGGCAGTGTCGATGCAGCACTTCTTGCTGGACCAACTGCTTATAATGCTAAAAAATCAGGACTTAGTGTCGTAACAACAGGCAAGGGCGTCATCACTCCAGTCATCGTTACTGCCACAAGTGGAGAATTTTACAAAAAGCATAAAGATCTAGTTGAAAAATTTAAAAAAGCCCAAGATGAAATTTTGGCTTTTATGAAAGCAAATGAGGAAGAGGCATTAAAATTTACAGCTGAAGAGACCGGTCTTAGCATAGAGGCGGTAAAGAGTATGTATCCGCAGTATGACTTTAGTCCAAAGATCACGCCTGAAGATATAAAAGCACTTGAAGCTACGCAAGAATTTATGCTTGAGAGCAAGATGATCGAGCAAAAAGTAGATATAAAATCACTTCTAATAGATTAA
- a CDS encoding ABC transporter ATP-binding protein: MIEILNLSKHFFIHDKRIDVLKELNLSIKKDKITVILGRSGCGKTTLLRLIAGLEGVSLGEIKFKEQAKIGFVFQEPRLMPFLNVYENIVFPLKKCEIDEAKIDRLISMIGLSDFKFAAVSQLSGGMSSRVSLARVLAYEANLILMDEPFAALDAFTRASMQAEILKLQAGKTIIFVTHNVDEALYLADEIILLEKGGMKSSYDLSNLAKPRDLLCDELINLKRKILSEI; this comes from the coding sequence ATGATAGAAATTTTAAATTTATCAAAGCATTTTTTTATCCATGATAAGCGTATCGACGTTTTAAAAGAGCTAAATTTAAGCATAAAAAAAGATAAGATCACCGTCATACTTGGTAGAAGTGGTTGTGGTAAAACGACTCTTTTAAGGCTTATTGCTGGACTTGAGGGCGTAAGTCTAGGCGAGATAAAATTTAAAGAGCAAGCAAAGATCGGTTTTGTATTTCAAGAGCCTAGGCTTATGCCTTTTTTAAATGTCTATGAAAATATAGTCTTTCCACTTAAAAAGTGCGAGATAGACGAGGCAAAGATAGACAGGCTCATATCGATGATAGGGCTTAGCGACTTTAAATTTGCCGCTGTTTCGCAGCTATCTGGCGGTATGAGTTCGCGCGTTTCTCTTGCAAGAGTGCTTGCGTACGAGGCAAATTTGATCCTTATGGATGAGCCATTTGCGGCACTTGATGCTTTTACGAGAGCCAGCATGCAGGCTGAAATTTTAAAGCTCCAAGCCGGCAAAACCATCATTTTTGTCACTCATAATGTCGATGAAGCCCTATATTTAGCAGATGAGATAATTTTGCTTGAAAAAGGTGGGATGAAATCAAGCTATGATCTATCAAATCTAGCTAAGCCAAGAGATTTGCTTTGCGATGAACTAATAAATTTAAAGCGTAAAATTTTGAGCGAAATTTAG
- a CDS encoding ABC transporter permease → MIEIFKKSVLILAIFALWQVVCELKIFTPYILPSPITTLKTMLDMSLSGELIMHVIISFKRIFIGYILAFVLAFIFGGVAALFPKASIYYEWILEFFRNVPPLSLIAILVLWFGINETPKIIIIILASFFPMFLSISKGLTSCDVKLIEVGKIFCFSKFEIFYKIILKNAIKDIFVGMRIGFGYAMRAIVGAEMIAASSGLGYLILDAEELSRADRIFVGIFTIGICGVLIDRIFLFLISKFSLLRSEK, encoded by the coding sequence GTGATAGAAATTTTTAAAAAGAGCGTTTTGATCCTAGCGATCTTTGCCCTCTGGCAGGTTGTTTGTGAGCTTAAAATTTTCACACCTTATATATTGCCAAGTCCTATTACGACACTTAAAACGATGCTTGATATGAGCTTAAGCGGCGAGCTAATAATGCATGTGATAATTAGCTTTAAGCGTATATTTATTGGCTATATTTTGGCTTTTGTTTTGGCATTTATTTTTGGCGGAGTTGCGGCGCTATTTCCAAAAGCTAGTATTTATTACGAGTGGATACTAGAGTTTTTTAGAAATGTTCCGCCACTTAGCCTTATTGCTATTTTGGTACTTTGGTTTGGTATAAACGAAACTCCAAAAATTATTATTATCATCCTAGCATCATTTTTCCCAATGTTTTTAAGTATTTCAAAAGGGCTAACTAGCTGCGATGTGAAACTTATTGAAGTTGGTAAAATTTTTTGTTTTAGTAAATTTGAAATTTTTTACAAAATCATCCTAAAAAATGCCATAAAGGATATCTTTGTAGGCATGCGAATAGGTTTTGGCTACGCTATGCGAGCGATTGTGGGAGCGGAGATGATCGCAGCTTCTAGCGGGCTAGGCTATCTCATACTAGATGCGGAGGAGCTTTCGCGTGCAGATAGGATATTTGTTGGCATTTTTACGATAGGAATTTGCGGCGTACTCATAGATAGGATATTTTTATTTTTGATATCTAAATTTAGCCTTTTGCGAAGTGAAAAATGA